A single region of the Drosophila takahashii strain IR98-3 E-12201 chromosome 2R, DtakHiC1v2, whole genome shotgun sequence genome encodes:
- the sprt gene encoding uncharacterized protein sprt, translating into MDSGSVVSEPISAHHRAFAKQKSASMTILNPKGCGSASTVKYSLHSTAGTNQETASTNTTSTTTPSSHSSTTGRRRKGGSLGGTLSSRSTRSESKELRSALQDREAVIQNLRIQLCLGKLPRPTGPPLDESEKPAAEQKLNRLKTEAENKRIKIKNLKSALEKLDITDNIDIRIRQAELEYALGREELQMLSIVEEARALQARLEKSKPEAQTLYNIISSGVALSLHAVHATSGRWAAQQRTDQPGFYVEWALEGDGLYKGDRILEINGRLVTGKSKEELQKQVGNSGKCQMVVLRKKSVPIPQKQLDQEKENNMRLQHRISYLEEQVKELQTVKDNPQQQQHPQHPHQQTSSSQSQHVTSISISSPPSTPPEKPLIFQRGNYITTLVGGKPIELMGDEIPSTPAHVTKTLIKENTHIDMRDRLSHMYSMPSKSLSASKISINSDTAYMQHHRREKERHRDRQHRERPRDPLQQQQQLHREHLMSTHARSVEHLNHYNGLDRRRETPRQSETHTLRARLPSDMRSVKSLDFDSENESKPATETRTTRPTPPKKPLRLSLQRAQSLQTVELHPCADLERKRPMKRVHHNNNNNNINNNNNKGGGGSPTEEGQTMLIENCSPMHTASLGRHKLI; encoded by the exons ATGGACAGCGGAAGTGTGGTTAGTGAACCGATTTCCGCGCATCATCGCGCCTTCGCCAAACAGAAGTCCGCCTCCATG ACCATTCTCAATCCGAAGGGTTGTGGCAGTGCCAGTACAGTCAAGTACAGTCTGCACTCGACGGCAGGGACGAACCAGGAGACTGCCAGTACCaacaccaccagcaccaccaccccctCTAGCCACAGTTCCACAACCGGAAGAAGGCGCAAGGGTGGTTCCTTGGGCGGCACTCTCTCCTCGCGATCCACGCGCAGCGAATCCAAGGAACTCCGGTCGGCTCTCCAAGATCGGGAGGCCGTCATCCAGAATCTTCGCATCCAGCTGTGCCTGGGCAAGCTGCCACGACCCACGGGTCCACCTCTCGATGAGTCCGAGAAGCCGGCGGCTGAGCAGAAACTCAACAGACTGAAGACCGAGGCGGAAAATAAGCGGATTAAAATCAAGAATCTGAAGAGTGCTTTGGAAAAGCTGGATATTACAGA CAACATAGACATCCGCATTCGGCAGGCTGAATTGGAATATGCTCTTGGGAGGGAGGAACTCCAGATGCTCTCGATTGTGGAGGAGGCTCGGGCTTTACAGGCACGTCTAGAGAAGTCCAAACCGGAAGCGCAAACCCTCTACAACATCATCAGTTCCGGTGTTGCCTTGAGTCTACATGCCGTTCATGCCACTTCGGGCAGATGGGCAGCTCAACAGCGGACAGATCAACCCGGATTCTATGTAGAATGGGCCTTGGAGGGCGATGGCCTGTACAAGGGTGATCGGATCTTGGAGATCAATGGACGATTGGTCACGGGAAAGTCCAAGGAAGAGCTGCAGAAGCAGGTGGGAAACTCTGGCAAGTGCCAGATGGTGGTGCTCCGCAAGAAATCAGTACCCATTCCGCAAAAGCAACTCGATCAGGAGAAGGAGAATAACATGCGACTGCAGCATCGCATCTCGTATCTGGAGGAGCAGGTGAAGGAGCTCCAGACGGTCAAGGATaatccccagcagcagcagcatccacAGCATCCACATCAGCAGACATCCTCCAGTCAATCGCAGCATGTGACCAGCATCAGCATATCCTCACCTCCCTCGACGCCACCTGAAAAACCCCTGATCTTCCAGCGGGGCAACTACATCACCACCTTGGTGGGTGGCAAACCCATCGAACTGATGGGTGACGAGATACCCTCCACCCCAGCGCATGTGACCAagaccctgatcaaggagAATACCCACATCGATATGAGGGATCGTCTGTCGCACATGTACTCCATGCCCTCCAAATCGCTGTCCGCCTCGAAGATCTCAATAAATAGCGACACCGCCTATATGCAGCACCATCGTAGGGAGAAGGAGCGCCATCGGGATCGACAGCACCGGGAACGCCCCAGAGATCCTctccagcaacaacagcagctgcATCGCGAACATCTCATGAGCACTCATGCCCGCAGTGTGGAGCATCTCAATCATTATAATGG ACTGGATCGTCGCCGTGAAACGCCCCGTCAAAGTGAAACTCACACTCTGCGAGCCCGTCTTCCCAGCGATATGAGGAGTGTAAAATCCTTGGATTTCGATAGCGAAAACGAATCGAAGCCCGCGACTGAGACGCGTACTACTCGACCCACTCCGCCCAAGAAACCCCTTCGACTGTCGCTGCAAAGAGCCCAAAGTCTGCAGACCGTTGAGCTGCATCCTTGTGCGGATCTCGAGAGGAAGCGACCCATGAAGAGGgtccaccacaacaacaacaacaataatatcaataacaacaacaacaagggtgGTGGAGGATCGCCGACGGAAGAGGGACAAACGATGCTCATCGAGAACTGCAGTCCCATGCACACTGCCTCTTTAGGAAGGCACAAGCTGATCTAG
- the LOC108054481 gene encoding persulfide dioxygenase ETHE1, mitochondrial — translation MRIVGSSMLSALKRLSTRNPTILSVSHIRSLSSFGTMSLPERQPFSPDFFFRQLFDGESSTYSYLLADLKNGEAVIIDPVLEQAKRDAQLVKDLGFQLKYAINTHMHADHITGSGWLRKLTGCQSVIAAASGAKADRHLKEGDRIDFGTHSIDTLATPGHTNGCMSYVIKDQGCIFTGDTLLIRGCGRTDFQEGCPRNLYDNVHSKIFTLPENFRIYPAHDYKGQMESSVWEEKRYNPRLTKDIDEFVKIMENLNLPYPKKIDASLPANRECGVYDIPKE, via the exons ATGCGAATAGTTGGATCCAGTATGCTGTCAGCCCTCAAGCGGCTCTCAACGCGAAATCCCACGATCCTATCAGTCAGTCATATACGATCATTGAGCTCTTTTGGAACCATGAGTCTGCCGGAACGCCAACCCTTCTCCCCAGACTTCTTCTTCCGTCAA CTTTTTGATGGAGAAAGCAGCACTTACAGTTACCTTCTGGCGGATCTTAAGAATGGTGAGGCCGTGATTATAGATCCTGTCTTGGAGCAGGCCAAACGAGATGCCCAGTTGGTCAAGGATCTGGGTTTTCAGTTAAAATATGCCA TCAACACCCATATGCATGCGGATCACATAACGGGCAGCGGTTGGTTGAGGAAGCTCACCGGTTGCCAGTCGGTGATTGCCGCCGCCAGTGGAGCCAAAGCGGATCGCCATCTAAAGGAGGGGGATCGCATTGATTTTGGGACCCATTCTATAGATACCTTGGCTACTCCGGGACACACAAATGGCTGCATGAGCTATGTGATCAAGGATCAGGGATGTATCTTCACCGGGGATACTCTCCTGATTCGAGGTTGTGGTCGCACCGACTTCCAAGAGGGCTGTCCACGAAATCTCTATGATAATGTGCACAGCAAGATCTTTACTCTGCCCGAGAACTTTCGTATATATCCGGCGCACGATTACAA AGGTCAAATGGAAAGCAGTGTGTGGGAGGAGAAGCGTTATAATCCCCGACTAACCAAGGATATCGATGAGTTTGTTAAGATCATGGAAAACCTGAACTTGCCCTATCCCAAGAAAATAG ATGCCTCGCTGCCCGCCAATCGGGAGTGTGGAGTGTACGATATACCCAAGGAGTAA